The genomic stretch TCCACGATGTCCGTGACGGTGCCCGCTCCGACGGTGCGGCCGCCCTCGCGGATCGCGAAGCGCAGCCCCTGCGTCATCGCGATCGGCGTGTGCAGGATCACCTCGAGCGTCACGTTGTCACCCGGCATCACCATC from Candidatus Polarisedimenticolaceae bacterium encodes the following:
- the tuf gene encoding elongation factor Tu (EF-Tu; promotes GTP-dependent binding of aminoacyl-tRNA to the A-site of ribosomes during protein biosynthesis; when the tRNA anticodon matches the mRNA codon, GTP hydrolysis results; the inactive EF-Tu-GDP leaves the ribosome and release of GDP is promoted by elongation factor Ts; many prokaryotes have two copies of the gene encoding EF-Tu), giving the protein MVMPGDNVTLEVILHTPIAMTQGLRFAIREGGRTVGAGTVTDIVE